atgataaaatgtcGAATGAATACGGTTTGATTATAAGAATTTCGAGAAATAAACtcgtaaataaaaaattgcaaaatttcaatttggtAGAATTtgcatctttattttttaagattaaaatatggtttatatcgcaaattaaagctgaaacattctaATTTATGACAAGATGTAGAATTAATAAGTTTCATTATAAGGATtgcaagaaataaatttataaagaaaaaattgcaaaattatgttttagaagaactttgcagaaaataagaaaatttcaaataatcatTCCATCTTTACTTTTAAAGATTGGAATGCGTGTTATATCTCcaattaaagctcaaacattTTACTTTATGATGAGATGTAGAATTACTAAGTTTTAATTAAGAGAATTTTGAGatatagaagaaaataaactcGAAAGAacgatgaaaaaattaaatttattaatataaattcgGTGCTATTGACAATTTCAAACGCCTAGCGTTCTTCATTAGGCACGACTAcaagaaacaacaaaatacaaattaaatcaaGAATTGTACATATGTGGtacatatatttaaattaattgatcaaAGAATCCttataaatcttaaaatattttatactttgtatacaaataaagaaaCATTTACCGTCAGACGAAGAGCATCAAGTTGAGGGTTTTCGAGAGTACATTGAGTCCTTGCAAAAATCATTTATGAGATTGTTTCCAaagaaaacatgaaaaaaatgttgaaaatcgCCAAAAACTTATTTGTGTATAAATTTATGATCTGATGGGTATGAGTATAAGaaagtgtaaaaaaattgtgtaaagttattaaaaacgtgaataatattaagttttttctcgttgtaaattaaaaaaaaataataataataaagaaagtcAAAATTTATCCCAAACCTGTAGAAGAGTAGGATAGAATTagcaataaaataacaaaacaaattcaaCTTACGTTAAAAGAGAGATGAGGAACGCTAGGCGTTCGAAATTGTCAATAGTATCGaatttacattaataaatttacttttttcatCGTTCTTTCgagtttattttcttcaatatcTTACGATGAACCCGGAATCTACAATCtctaaattttgagatataaactcATAAACAGAAAATTGCatcgttatttttaaagattagaATATGGGtaatatcacaaattaaaCCTGAAACGTTCTAATTTATAACAAGATGAattacaagaaataaattaataaagaaaaaattgcaaaattaggTTTCGATAGAACAcgccgaaaaaattttaaaaaccattccatctttatttttaaaggtcAGAATGAGAGCTGATAGTGATTCAGTGCTCGTCGAATCAAAGAAATTATGTACAAATTCTGCAGACATTAGACGAATCAAGAGGTCTATTGACATCTTAACGTTTGATTCCAAGAAAactttagaatttaatttagctAACACCAAAATTCTACTGGGAATCGACTTTATTTAAGGAACTCTTGAGTAAAGATGTGTAATATCTGTAAATTCTATCTATTAATATCTATAAAACTATAATTTCATTGATTCCTTAAAACACCTCTTCATCACGATTTCGTAATGATATATGAAACTCCTCGTGTAAGAGGTTAGTTATAAGCTTATAGTTATGTGTTAACAAGAAATTTTGTAAACTTTATGCAACTTGACACACACTTCTCGTATTTGCAACTATTTCCATGTTCGTGCTAATCGTAGAAATACTCTTTTTCatgccaaaattaaaaacacatataatattaatctaTATTAAGATGTTTGCGAAGATAGTGTATTTAAAGATGTAAAGTGACTTTTGGCCGTCTCTGTACAACACCATTTCAAAGAATTTGATTTCGTGAAATACAATACCCATAAAATACTATTTTACATTCAGTTGGCATGgaatttaattactaaaaCAGTGTACCCGAGTAAATAACGTTATTATCGCATTAAATAGACACTTTGAACATGTCTTATCATTTTCTACgtaattaatatcaaaatgtcTTATCAAATACCGGATgataatcgaaaattaaaacaatagtACAGTTACCTTTATGACTTCATATTAAGTGATACgaattaataagattttaattaaatctttaatattaaaaaaatggaaaaatctGTGAAAATTCTTAACGATGaagatttaaatgttttaaaatcactGTATATAAACCACATACCTTATGCTTCACATGTTGTAAGTTTAATTGATAATCACTTTTTATCgaaactaaagaaaataaacggtGATTATGTACAATTTTTCGCTTTGGACAATGATTGGAAAACGGACGGAACGTTTTTAATGAAGGTAAAgatgttaattaatattaaatcatactaacaaattttacttatagtttaaaaattatgacatATTCACATTTACTTTATCGAGCAATAAAGATCAGATATacgaattaatgaaaaaaacgAATGCTTTAGATGTAAATCGAAGAACAGTATTATATGGGATAAGAAACGAACATTTACCACCAGTTTATAAAGCGctaaaagaacaaaatgtaaaaataaaagacgCAATCGAGTGCTTAATTTATTGGTTGCCCAAAGAAAAAGCTTTGGAATTCACGATAGAGTAAGCTGATAAATAcatcataattttatttaatactaCTTTCATCATTTTAGATGTCCTGATGAAGTTTACGTATCTGAATTAAATCCAACCCACTCAAAATTAATAGCAAGTCTTTGGCCGCATAGTTTCGATGATGCAGACAAATACATTTCGTATCTTTTAGAGATGGGTTTTGGATATGgagtatttttaaaagacgGGGATAAATTAGTTACTTGGATATTAACGCCACATTGGGGAACTTTAGCGATTTTGGAAACATTACCTGAATATAAACGTAGGGGATACGGACGTTTGGTAACCAAACAACTTTGTAAGAAGATTGCTGAAAATGGTATCAATCCTCTATGTACCATCGTAGTGGGAAACATCGTTTCTGAAACGATGTTTAAAAAGATGGGTTTTCAACATATTGATAATGCGacatttattgtattttaatttaaatgttgttattgctgaaaataactttattaatatttatttattgaaaataaaatttctgtttattaataattaataaagttctGTTTCATTACTTTTGTGTACTTACCTTGCAAGTAGTGGTACGTACGAGAGTCTCGTACATGAGGTCTTGCGTCTCGTACGAGAGTCTCGCAGGTAAGTATTTCTGCAAATAATATCTTcaatatttctgtaaatattttcgtatctacacGC
This genomic stretch from Onthophagus taurus isolate NC chromosome 7, IU_Otau_3.0, whole genome shotgun sequence harbors:
- the LOC111425769 gene encoding uncharacterized protein yields the protein MKPPTTTISDDNLHVLRQICEKQLPATMHVCNLLNTHFKWNERNTTGSHMKFISLGEDWKTKGTFAVKYNSVDIFVFTLEKDCDSLRQLLMETDLLDSANQNIFYCILNEHLTTVYDTLSELNVDVTESYTTAMYWISKERALNFPVKCSEDVYIGTLNQSHVPLVSSLWPREFNGANEYFSSFVETKGGLGVFLKSNNQLVSWVLRNHWGVLVNLRTIPDYKRKGYGTLLVKAMCKKIAEEGNTPLATIIVGNIASEDLFKGLGFEYYDMCNTITFNIKKMEKSVKILNDEDLNVLKSLYINHIPYASHVVSLIDNHFLSKLKKINGDYVQFFALDNDWKTDGTFLMKFKNYDIFTFTLSSNKDQIYELMKKTNALDVNRRTVLYGIRNEHLPPVYKALKEQNVKIKDAIECLIYWLPKEKALEFTIECPDEVYVSELNPTHSKLIASLWPHSFDDADKYISYLLEMGFGYGVFLKDGDKLVTWILTPHWGTLAILETLPEYKRRGYGRLVTKQLCKKIAENGINPLCTIVVGNIVSETMFKKMGFQHIDNATFIVF